A stretch of the Aegilops tauschii subsp. strangulata cultivar AL8/78 chromosome 4, Aet v6.0, whole genome shotgun sequence genome encodes the following:
- the LOC109787370 gene encoding protein neprosin-like, protein MYGRLELSSLLSSSRTMAAVACCGDRRWRAQATARQRAGRKKEEDLYGDSKTHFFVYWTTDRKNGCSNLDCDGFVPVNLATITPGDTLEPSHGHMNITLKIFKSKEDGDWWLHFGHDIDNLSPVGYWPKSLLNGMQDHADDIEWVGSTFSYSGEISPPMGNGHWPRSNSAASFRNVQYIDRNGKGYDPPMGSLHAFESHKQCYRTGVFQLQVQGNMFYYGGPGGCTG, encoded by the exons ATGTACGGGAGGCTTGAGTTGTCGTCGCTGCTCTCGTCCTCCAGAACCATGGCTGCGGTGGCGTGCTGTGGCGACCGGCGGTGGCGGGCGCAGGCGACGGCGAGGCAGAGAgcaggaagaaagaaagaagaag ATCTATATGGTGATAGCAAAACACATTTCTTCGTATACTGGACG ACTGATAGGAAGAATGGATGTTCTAACTTGGATTGTGACGGCTTTGTACCTGTAAACTTGGCTACTATTACTCCTGGAGATACTTTGGAGCCATCTCATGGACACATGAATATTACATTGAAGATATTTAAG AGTAAAGAAGATGGAGATTGGTGGCTACACTTTGGACATGATATCGATAATCTTAGCCCAGTAGGGTATTGGCCAAAAAGTCTTCTCAATGGCATGCAAGACCATGCCGACGATATAGAATGGGTAGGAAGTACTTTTTCCTACTCTGGGGAGATTAGTCCACCGATGGGCAACGGGCACTGGCCAAGAAGCAATTCAGCAGCATCTTTTCGGAATGTTCAGTATATTGATAGGAATGGTAAAGGCTATGATCCTCCTATGGGTAGTCTTCATGCTTTTGAGAGCCACAAACAATGCTATCGGACTGGTGTATTTCAGCTTCAGGTCCAAGGCAACATGTTCTACTATGGGGGCCCAGGTGGTTGCActggttaa
- the LOC109787369 gene encoding uncharacterized protein: MTGRRFLACAEPEGQNCGFVQWVDEQWPPTMENALLKLWSMVEESKSARVNDNLQSALTIHQLTEEKNKLDADYDKLVKDVHQLVDFQQDRVVDFSYLQSAVTYQHQCRAELGAGMNAEMAKKDAAAQKLQQKYELLCNLTSAQATVIQNLKLKNMKEKELLSEARINLELKNAEFTKFEEKLTQEKLELKLQVADLLKLKENHNEEKQMQEFKITELIKAEEKLKKKIKGIQAILQN; the protein is encoded by the exons ATGACTGGGAGAAGGTTCTTAGCATGTGCAGAGCCG GAAGGTCAGAATTGTGGGTTTGTTCAGTGGGTTGATGAGCAGTGGCCCCCAACAATGGAGAATGCATTGCTGAAGCTTTGGTCAATGGTTGAAGAGAGCAAGTCTGCTAGGGTGAATGATAATCTTCAAAGTGCTCTAACTATTCATCAGTTGACAGAAGAAAAGAACAAGCTGGATGCAGACTATGACAAGTTAGTGAAAGATGTGCATCAACTTGTGGACTTTCAGCAGGATAGGGTTGTGGATTTCAGTTATCTGCAGTCTGCTGTCACATATCAGCACCAATGCAGAGCTGAATTGGGGGCTGGTATGAATGCAGAAATGGCAAAGAAAGATGCAGCTGCACAGAAGCTTCAACAAAAGTATGAACTCCTGTGCAACCTGACAAGTGCTCAAGCAACTGTCATCCAAAACTtgaagttgaagaatatgaaagaGAAGGAATTGTTGAGTGAGGCTAGGATAAATTTGGAGTTGAAGAATGCAGAGTTCACAAAGTTTGAGGAGAAGCTCACCCAAGAGAAGCTAGAGTTGAAGCTCCAGGTTGCTGATCTGCTGAAGCTCAAGGAAAACCATAATGAAGAGAAGCAGATGCAAGAGTTTAAGATTACTGAGCTCATCAAGGCAgaggagaagctgaagaagaagatcAAGGGGATCCAGGCCATCTTGCAGAACTGA